The DNA window ATGGCTTATGGTTCGTTGAAGAACCCCGCCCCGTGCTTCGACAGGCTCAGCATGAGCGGATCCCCGCCCCGATTTCCAATGACTTGTTCCGCTCACCCTTCTGAGATTTCAACTCTGCGCGCGGGGTGCACTGGGCCAATGAACCCCCTCCTTACGGGACTGTCGATTTTCGCCCAGCGGGCACCCCTCGATACGCCGCCAGCCCCTCGATACGCGGCCAAGAGAAGGCCGCAACTCGGGATGATCGGGAAAGAGGGCGGCTACTTGGGCGAGCGGTTCCATATTGATTTCAGAGGGTTTTCCCCGTTCACCCCGAGTAGGCCCCATTTTCTCAGGGGCCGTATCGAGGGGCGGCTCGCGCTTATCGACAGTCCCCCAAGGAGGGGAACCTCGACGAACGGTTCATTGGTAGCTTGTCGAAGGGTGTCTCAGCCTTTTTCAACTGGCTCTTACGGGCGAGTGGCTGCTTGCGACGCCGGAATCGCTGGGCTACGTTCCGCGCCCAGACCGTGATGCCCAGGAGGAACGAATGGCGCCCCCGCTTCGTAATGTGAAACTGCTTGACCTGTCGCGGCAGTTGCCCGGCCCCTTTTGCTCGATGATGTTGGCCGACCTCGGTGTCGACGTGCTGGTGGTGGCGGCACCGAACGACGTCATGGGCATCGGCCTTGCCCTGGCGCAGCGGAATAAGCGCAGCATGACGCTGAACCTGAAGTCGCCGGAGGGCAAGAAGATCTTCGACCGCCTGGCGCAAGATGCGGATATCATTCTGGAAGGGTTTCGCCCCGGCGTGACCGAACGCCTCGGCATCGATTACGCGAAGATGAGCGCGCTCAATCCGCGACTGGTGTACTGCTCGATCTCGGGATACGGACAGGACGGACCCTATCGCGACAAGGTCGGCCATGACATCAATTACCTCGGCTATGCCGGCGTGCTGGGGGTCTCGGGCGCGGCCGGCGGCCCGCCGACCATCATGCCCGTGCAGGTGGCCGACATCGGCGGCGGCGCGTTGATGGCGACGGTGGGCATCCTCGCTGCTTTGCTGGCGCGCCAGCACACCGGCCGCGGCCAGTTCATCGACATCTCGATGATGGACGGCAGCATCTCCTGGAACGTGTTTCACACGCTCATCTACCTGGTCACCGGCCAGCAGCCGGAGCGCGGCCTGAACCGCCTCACCGGCCACAACCCGTGCTACGCCGTCTACGAAACCAAAGACGGCAAGTACGTCACCGTGGGCGCCCTCGAAGAGCACTTCTGGCGCAATCTGTGCGTGGCGCTGGGAGTGGAGGAGTTCATTCCGGACCAGTTTGCGGAGGGGGAACGACGCGAGGAGATGTTTCGCGTCATTCGCCAGAAGTTCAAAAGCAAGACACAGGCCGAATGGCTGAAAGAACTCGAGCCGATCGACATCTGCTTCGGGCCGGTGAACAGCATCGCGGACACCTTTGCCGATCCGCAGGCGCAGGCGCGCCACATGGTGCAGGAGGTCGCCGGGCAGACGCTGGTGGGCTCAGCGCTGAAGCTTTCCGATACGCCGACGGTGCAACTGACGCCGCCGCCGCAATTCGGGCAGCATACGGACGAGGTGTTGGCCAACCTCGGTTACTCCGACGCGGCCATCCAGGCGCTACGGTCACAGCGCGTGGTGTGAGGCCTCGGACCTCACACCACGTTACGGTCTCACTCGGGGTCTGAAATCACGCCTGGGCGCTGGGGCGCTGCTTGAAGGCGTTGTGCCAGCGCGCCACGTTGGCGCACGAGGGATCGATCTGGATCTGCGCGAACTCGGCAAAGTCCAGCGCGGCTAGCAGGGTGCAGTCGGCGATGCTCGGTCGGCTGCCGGCCACGAAGGGTTGAGTGCCGATGCGCCGATCCAATACCTTGAGAAAGGATGCGAGCTGGCCGCGGGCGGTCTCAGCGGTGTCCGCCGACTGCTTGACCCGGCCGGCGAAGAACGGATGGCTGTTCTGGAAGATGACGGCCACCCGCTGCAGGACCCCCAGCTCCGCCATGCGTTCGACTTCCCGCACGCGGGCACGCTCCAAGGGAGAGGTCCCGATCATCGGGGGATTGGGGTGCAGCTCCTCGAAGTACTCTATGATCGCCAACGATTCAGTCAGGTAGCTGCCGTCATCGAGCTCCAGTACCGGCAGGCCACCCAACGGATTCTTTTTCAGAAACTCAGGGGTGCGATTCTCCCCCGCGATGATATTGACCGGCTCGAGCGCAACGGTGATCCCCTTCTCCGCGAGGTAGACACGCAGCTTCTTTGGGTTCGGCGCTGCAACGAAATCATACAGCTTCATTGTCGTTTATCCTCCTTCACCTGGTGGTTGAAGGGACCAGCATACGGGGTCGCGGAGGTGAGTCAACCGCGGAGGTCGGCGGAGCGCCGACTAGGCTGGATGTGCGTTATGAATGTGGGGAATCTCGATCCAGGTCGTGTTCCCTGGCCTGTCTGATAGTAGGGCTACTCTCAAACGCTGGGGAGTCGAAACGGAGGATTCGTCGAAAGACCTGGCGTTGAGAAGAACGCGACCCGGAGCGCCCCCTGCAGGTTACCATGAGGCGATACTATTGCTGCGGGGCGTTTCGCATACGCCGAAGGCGTTAGGGATCAGAGCCCAGGGTTGCCGCGTCAGCGGCTACCCTGGGGACAGAGGACCCAACGATTCTACCCTGAAAGGGTTACGTGGGGGGCGACCTGTGGCGGCTCGCGCCTCATGTTGCCGGTGTCAGATTGCCGGCGACAGAGCGCAACCCCTTTGGGGTAGGGTGCGCTGCTGATTCTCTCCCCAGGGTGGGCGCGCAGCGCGCCGACCCTGGGCTGTGGTGCATAACGCCTTCGGCGTATCGACCGCAGGGTCTAACCACGGAGCCGACTTTCTTCCAGTCGCAAGATGGGTTCTCCGGACCTATAAACTTGACGCACACCCGACAACGCTTGATCGCTCAGCTTGGCGAGGTGGAGCGGAGCCCAAATGCCTTCATCTTCTTTTGCAGCATGACGCGACTGATTCCGAGGGCGCGGGCGGCATGCGAGACGTTACCAGCCTGAGTACGCAGGACATGGGCGATGTATTCGCGCTCGAAGGCGTTGCGGGCCTGCTTGAGTGGGCCGAGCGGCCGCATCCGGCCGCTGTGCGTGGCAGCCGCCAGGACGCGTTCGGAGAAGTACTCCGGCCCGAGGACGCTGGCCTCGCCCGCGAGGGTCAGCGCGCGCTCCAGTTCGTGCTCGAGCTCGCGCACGTTGCCCGGCCACGGGTAGCGCACCAGGCAGTCCATGGCGTCGGGACTCACCCTGGCGGAGGGCTTGCCCCATTTGTGCGTCAGCCGTTGGAGGAAGTGCGCCACCAAGAGCGGGATGTCTTCACGGCGTTCGCGCAGGGGTGGAACGCGGATGGGAAAGGCGTTGAGCCGGTAATACAAATCTTCACGGAAGCGCCCGGCACG is part of the Candidatus Binatia bacterium genome and encodes:
- a CDS encoding CaiB/BaiF CoA-transferase family protein, whose product is MAPPLRNVKLLDLSRQLPGPFCSMMLADLGVDVLVVAAPNDVMGIGLALAQRNKRSMTLNLKSPEGKKIFDRLAQDADIILEGFRPGVTERLGIDYAKMSALNPRLVYCSISGYGQDGPYRDKVGHDINYLGYAGVLGVSGAAGGPPTIMPVQVADIGGGALMATVGILAALLARQHTGRGQFIDISMMDGSISWNVFHTLIYLVTGQQPERGLNRLTGHNPCYAVYETKDGKYVTVGALEEHFWRNLCVALGVEEFIPDQFAEGERREEMFRVIRQKFKSKTQAEWLKELEPIDICFGPVNSIADTFADPQAQARHMVQEVAGQTLVGSALKLSDTPTVQLTPPPQFGQHTDEVLANLGYSDAAIQALRSQRVV
- a CDS encoding glutathione S-transferase family protein, which codes for MKLYDFVAAPNPKKLRVYLAEKGITVALEPVNIIAGENRTPEFLKKNPLGGLPVLELDDGSYLTESLAIIEYFEELHPNPPMIGTSPLERARVREVERMAELGVLQRVAVIFQNSHPFFAGRVKQSADTAETARGQLASFLKVLDRRIGTQPFVAGSRPSIADCTLLAALDFAEFAQIQIDPSCANVARWHNAFKQRPSAQA